In Coregonus clupeaformis isolate EN_2021a unplaced genomic scaffold, ASM2061545v1 scaf0400, whole genome shotgun sequence, a single genomic region encodes these proteins:
- the LOC121550949 gene encoding sterol regulatory element-binding protein 2 isoform X2: MMDSNVSGEYISTMENMDPTLSELGDEFTLGDIDEMLQFVSNQVGDFPDLFEDQMASAGSLQNGAGATPRPAPQTPQTTTTTTVYQNSNVTLTPTQTLAPLSLPLTPPQTPVQTFSSGQHQIRTPPLLQPRPQMQAIQPQPQQQPTIQVHTQSIPMQTHSFPVHTLVQTHNQTLPIQTQAQTVMITSNGGHSRFIQNPVICHQSPTTSFQVLQPQMQSIMTSPQVQPMTIQHQRLLQTGQTIQTLSTAPTVHTMQQQVQQVPLLVHQPQILKTENLVLTTLKPDGTQVLSTMQNPGITTLTHPIQTQTLQVPTLMGSNILTTVPVMMGCGDKLPIKQLSSGTSHCVGGNRQMMDQGMVMGPGGVMKEGERRTTHNIIEKRYRSSINDKILELRDLVMGGDAKMHKSGVLRKAIDYIKYLQQVNHKLRQENLALKMNSKNKSVVLSDDVEMKPEMLMMSPPASESGSGSPHEFSPYCIDSEPGSGSPHEFSPYCIASEPGSPLLDHEQVKSEPGSPSSVGVMDRSRLLLCALTFLCLSLNPLPSLLGSEAQGSSGLTSAHRASRTLFSLPSQTQNFATWLWCLLPWLTVWVLSGVGAVWGCVRVLYLWEPVTPLHSPKSVSFWRHRKQADLHLNRGDYTAAMASLETCLSVLTRALPTTSWDLLFSLSWNLIRYCLHHPTPLGWLVRQVGGKHKGEESKTSSRDAALVYHRLSQLQLTGKLPQRSGLWALSLSMSAVNLSESAQNKMAPSQQAQIYVTTATALRTVLGHHLSCLPGYLLSCAEGVASQSDSKPIPDCLHWLFTPLGRQFFLSCDWSVKSESREGVYTSQRDPADPIAQLHRCFCEKLLERAVHSLIQPHTDMEAGKPKNDSGEFSSALEFLQLLNSCTEESPSPPFPALPNHTTMPVSDPVSRWWVLVLKAAVHWLQGDDVAVRSLLAEAERMPRALHTLDHPLPKAVLLLCKAVQMSLSPLKGEGAVACLSHCDRASGYLRNGISVPLSAQSGNWLNKGVELLVCDLLLTLRTSLWQRGSGSNGEPGPAPGSQLAGFQRDLSSLRRLGQCYRQAQHKVFLHETTVRLMAGASPTRTHQLLEHSLRRRTNNPGYTTEGDCVLGERERAHAILLACRHLPLPLLTPPGHRARLLAEAKRTLERVGDRRSLQDCQQILLRLSGGTTIAAS, from the exons ATGATGGACAGTAACGTTAGTGGGGAGTACATCTCGACTATGGAAAATATGGATCCGACTTTGTCAGAACTAGGGGATGAATTTACACTGGGAGACATCGATG AGATGCTCCAGTTCGTCAGCAACCAGGTGGGGGACTTCCCCGACCTCTTTGAGGACCAGATGGCCTCGGCGGGCTCCCTACAGAACGGTGCAGGGGCCACCCCACGCCCAGCCCCACAGACACCCcagaccaccaccactaccacagtTTACCAGAACAGCAACGTGACCCTTACCCCCACCCAAACACTGGCCCCCCTGTCCCTGCCCCTCACCCCACCACAGACCCCAGTCCAGACGTTCTCTTCAGGGCAACATCAGATCCGCACCCCTCCCCTGCTCCAGCCGCGGCCCCAGATGCAGgccatccagccccagccccagcagcAACCCACCATCCAGGTCCACACCCAGAGCATCCCCATGCAGACGCATAGCTTCCCTGTGCACACCCTGGTCCAGACCCACAACCAGACTCTGCCCATCCAGACCCAGGCCCAGACGGTGATGATCACATCCAACGGCGGCCACTCCCGCTTCATCCAGAACCCTGTCATCTGCCACCAGAGTCCCACTACAAGCTTCCAAG TCCTCCAACCGCAGATGCAGAGCATAATGACATCACCACAGGTTCAACCCATGACCATCCAGCACCAGAGACTACTGCAGACGGGCCAGACCATCCAGACTCTCTCCACAGCACCTACAGTCCACACCATGCAACAGCAGGTTCAACAGGTACCC CTTTTGGTCCACCAGCCTCAGATTCTGAAGACAGAGAATCTGGTTCTGACCACTCTGAAGCCTGACGGGACACAGGTTCTGTCCACCATGCAGAACCCTGGGATCACCACCTTGACCCATCCCATCCAGACACAGACTCTACAGGTACCG ACGCTGATGGGCAGTAACATCCTGACCACCGTGCCAGTCATGATGGGGTGCGGAGACAAGCTGCCCATCAAACAGCTGTCTTCAGGCACCTCCCACTGTGTAGGTGGGAACAGGCAGATGATGGACCAGGGGATGGTGATGGGTCCAGGGGGGGTgatgaaggagggggagaggaggaccaCCCACAACATCATCGAGAAGAGGTACCGCTCCTCCATCAATGACAAGATCCTGGAGCTGAGAGACCTAGTCATGGGCGGCGATGCCAAG ATGCACAAGTCAGGAGTGCTGAGGAAAGCCATCGACTACATCAAATACCTGCAGCAGGTCAACCACAAACTACGGCAGGAGAACCTGGCCCTCAAGATGAACAGCAAGAACA AGTCAGTGGTGCTGTCTGACGATGTGGAGATGAAACCAGAGATGCTGATGATGTCACCTCCAGCCTCAGAGTCTGGTTCTGGATCTCCTCATGAGTTCTCTCCATACTGCATCGACTCAGAGCCTGGTTCTGGATCTCCTCATGAGTTCTCTCCATACTGCATCGCCTCAGAGCCTGGCAGCCCCTTACTGGACCATGAACAG gTGAAGAGTGAGCCTGGCTCACCCTCTTCCGTGGGCGTGATGGATCGCTCTCGTCTCCTCCTCTGCGCCCTCACCTTCTTATGTCTCTCCCTCAACCCCCTGCCCTCTCTCCTGGGATCTGAGGCCCAGGGCAGCTCTGGCTTGACTTCTGCACACAGAGCCTCCAGGACCCTGTTCTCATTACCCAGCCAGACCCAGAACTTTG CGACCTGGCTTTGGTGCCTGTTGCCATGGTTAACGGTGTGGGTGTTGAGTGGTGTTGGGGCGGTGTGGGGCTGTGTTAGGGTCCTCTACCTATGGGAGCCTGTCACCCCCCTCCACTCGCCCAAATCAGTCTCCTTCTGGAGGCACCGTAAACAAGCAGACCTACATCTCAACAGA GGTGACTATACAGCAGCCATGGCCAGTCTGGAAACCTGCCTGTCAGTcttgaccagagccctgcccACCACCAGTTGggacctcctcttctccctctcctggaACCTGATTCGCTACTGTCTGCATCACCCCACCCCTTTGGGCTGGCTGGTTCGCCAGGTTGGTGGGAAGCACAAGGGAGAAGAGTCCAAGACTAGCTCCCGGGACGCAGCTCTGGTCTACCATAggttgagccagctgcagctcaCAG ggaAGCTTCCCCAGCGCAGTGGCCTGtgggctctgtctctgtctatgagtGCCGTCAACCTCAGTGAGAGCGCCCAAAACAAGATGGCCCCCTCCCAGCAGGCCCAGATCTATGTCACCACGGCAACAGCTCTGCGCACTGTACTGGGCCACCACCTCTCCTGCCTGCCT GGTTACCTGTTGAGCTGTGCTGAAGGTGTGGCCAGCCAATCAGACTCCAAGCCCATCCCTGACTGTCTGCACTGGCTCTTCACCCCATTGGGCAGGCAGTTCTTCCTCAGCTGTGATTGGTCTGTGAAGTCTGAGAGCAGAGAGGGCGTGTACACTTCCCAGAGAGacccag CTGACCCCATCGCCCAGCTGCATCGTTGTTTCTGTGAGAAGCTGCTGGAGAGAGCTGTGCACTCCCTCATCCAGCCCCACACTGACATGGAGGCAGGCAAGCCCAAGAACGACTCGGG ggagtTCTCCAGTGCCTTGGAGTTTCTCCAGCTGTTGAACAGCTGCACAGAGgagtccccctctcctcccttcccagCCCTGCCTAATCACACCACCATGCCAG TGTCAGACCCAGTGAGTCGCTGGTGGGTGTTGGTCCTAAAGGCTGCTGTCCATTGGCTGCAAGGGGATGATGTCGCTGTGAGGTCGCTGCTGGCAGAAGCAGAGCGCATGCCCAGAGCTCTCCATACCCTCGA TCACCCGTTGCCCAAGGCTGTGCTGCTGCTGTGTAAGGCGGTGCAGATGAGCCTGTCTCCTCTGAAGGGAGAGGGGGCGGTGgcctgtctgtctcactgtgaCAGGGCCAGCGGCTACCTGCGTAACGGCATCTCTGTTCCCCTGTCCGCCCAGTCTGGCAACTGGCTCAACAAG GGGGTGGAGCTCCTGGTCTGTGACCTCTTGCTGACCCTCAGGACCAGCCTATGGCAAAGAGGAAGCGGCAGcaatggggagccaggccctgcccCTGGCTCCCAATTGGCTGGATTCCAGCGGGACCTGAGTTCGTTACGAAGGCTGGGCCAATGCTACAGACAGGCACAACACAAG GTGTTCCTGCATGAGACCACAGTGAGGCTGATGGCTGGAGCCAGTCCCACCCGCACACACCAGCTACTGGAGCACAGCCTCCGACGCAGGACCAACAACCCTGGATACACCACGG AGGGTGACTGTGTTCTGGGTGAGCGTGAAAGGGCTCATGCCATCCTGCTGGCGTGCCGCCACCTACCCTTACCTCTGCTGACCCCACCAGGGCACCGCGCCCGCCTGCTGGCCGAGGCCAAGCGCACCCTTGAGCGAGTGGGCGACCGCCGATCCCTACAGGACTGCCAGCAGATCCTGCTCCGCCTCAGCGGGGGCACCACCATCGCTGCCTCCTGA
- the LOC121550949 gene encoding sterol regulatory element-binding protein 2 isoform X4: MMDSNVSGEYISTMENMDPTLSELGDEFTLGDIDEMLQFVSNQVGDFPDLFEDQMASAGSLQNGAGATPRPAPQTPQTTTTTTVYQNSNVTLTPTQTLAPLSLPLTPPQTPVQTFSSGQHQIRTPPLLQPRPQMQAIQPQPQQQPTIQVHTQSIPMQTHSFPVHTLVQTHNQTLPIQTQAQTVMITSNGGHSRFIQNPVICHQSPTTSFQVLQPQMQSIMTSPQVQPMTIQHQRLLQTGQTIQTLSTAPTVHTMQQQVQQVPLLVHQPQILKTENLVLTTLKPDGTQVLSTMQNPGITTLTHPIQTQTLQTLMGSNILTTVPVMMGCGDKLPIKQLSSGTSHCVGGNRQMMDQGMVMGPGGVMKEGERRTTHNIIEKRYRSSINDKILELRDLVMGGDAKMHKSGVLRKAIDYIKYLQQVNHKLRQENLALKMNSKNKSVVLSDDVEMKPEMLMMSPPASESGSGSPHEFSPYCIDSEPGSGSPHEFSPYCIASEPGSPLLDHEQVKSEPGSPSSVGVMDRSRLLLCALTFLCLSLNPLPSLLGSEAQGSSGLTSAHRASRTLFSLPSQTQNFATWLWCLLPWLTVWVLSGVGAVWGCVRVLYLWEPVTPLHSPKSVSFWRHRKQADLHLNRGDYTAAMASLETCLSVLTRALPTTSWDLLFSLSWNLIRYCLHHPTPLGWLVRQVGGKHKGEESKTSSRDAALVYHRLSQLQLTGKLPQRSGLWALSLSMSAVNLSESAQNKMAPSQQAQIYVTTATALRTVLGHHLSCLPGYLLSCAEGVASQSDSKPIPDCLHWLFTPLGRQFFLSCDWSVKSESREGVYTSQRDPADPIAQLHRCFCEKLLERAVHSLIQPHTDMEAGKPKNDSGEFSSALEFLQLLNSCTEESPSPPFPALPNHTTMPVSDPVSRWWVLVLKAAVHWLQGDDVAVRSLLAEAERMPRALHTLDHPLPKAVLLLCKAVQMSLSPLKGEGAVACLSHCDRASGYLRNGISVPLSAQSGNWLNKGVELLVCDLLLTLRTSLWQRGSGSNGEPGPAPGSQLAGFQRDLSSLRRLGQCYRQAQHKVFLHETTVRLMAGASPTRTHQLLEHSLRRRTNNPGYTTAEGDCVLGERERAHAILLACRHLPLPLLTPPGHRARLLAEAKRTLERVGDRRSLQDCQQILLRLSGGTTIAAS, from the exons ATGATGGACAGTAACGTTAGTGGGGAGTACATCTCGACTATGGAAAATATGGATCCGACTTTGTCAGAACTAGGGGATGAATTTACACTGGGAGACATCGATG AGATGCTCCAGTTCGTCAGCAACCAGGTGGGGGACTTCCCCGACCTCTTTGAGGACCAGATGGCCTCGGCGGGCTCCCTACAGAACGGTGCAGGGGCCACCCCACGCCCAGCCCCACAGACACCCcagaccaccaccactaccacagtTTACCAGAACAGCAACGTGACCCTTACCCCCACCCAAACACTGGCCCCCCTGTCCCTGCCCCTCACCCCACCACAGACCCCAGTCCAGACGTTCTCTTCAGGGCAACATCAGATCCGCACCCCTCCCCTGCTCCAGCCGCGGCCCCAGATGCAGgccatccagccccagccccagcagcAACCCACCATCCAGGTCCACACCCAGAGCATCCCCATGCAGACGCATAGCTTCCCTGTGCACACCCTGGTCCAGACCCACAACCAGACTCTGCCCATCCAGACCCAGGCCCAGACGGTGATGATCACATCCAACGGCGGCCACTCCCGCTTCATCCAGAACCCTGTCATCTGCCACCAGAGTCCCACTACAAGCTTCCAAG TCCTCCAACCGCAGATGCAGAGCATAATGACATCACCACAGGTTCAACCCATGACCATCCAGCACCAGAGACTACTGCAGACGGGCCAGACCATCCAGACTCTCTCCACAGCACCTACAGTCCACACCATGCAACAGCAGGTTCAACAGGTACCC CTTTTGGTCCACCAGCCTCAGATTCTGAAGACAGAGAATCTGGTTCTGACCACTCTGAAGCCTGACGGGACACAGGTTCTGTCCACCATGCAGAACCCTGGGATCACCACCTTGACCCATCCCATCCAGACACAGACTCTACAG ACGCTGATGGGCAGTAACATCCTGACCACCGTGCCAGTCATGATGGGGTGCGGAGACAAGCTGCCCATCAAACAGCTGTCTTCAGGCACCTCCCACTGTGTAGGTGGGAACAGGCAGATGATGGACCAGGGGATGGTGATGGGTCCAGGGGGGGTgatgaaggagggggagaggaggaccaCCCACAACATCATCGAGAAGAGGTACCGCTCCTCCATCAATGACAAGATCCTGGAGCTGAGAGACCTAGTCATGGGCGGCGATGCCAAG ATGCACAAGTCAGGAGTGCTGAGGAAAGCCATCGACTACATCAAATACCTGCAGCAGGTCAACCACAAACTACGGCAGGAGAACCTGGCCCTCAAGATGAACAGCAAGAACA AGTCAGTGGTGCTGTCTGACGATGTGGAGATGAAACCAGAGATGCTGATGATGTCACCTCCAGCCTCAGAGTCTGGTTCTGGATCTCCTCATGAGTTCTCTCCATACTGCATCGACTCAGAGCCTGGTTCTGGATCTCCTCATGAGTTCTCTCCATACTGCATCGCCTCAGAGCCTGGCAGCCCCTTACTGGACCATGAACAG gTGAAGAGTGAGCCTGGCTCACCCTCTTCCGTGGGCGTGATGGATCGCTCTCGTCTCCTCCTCTGCGCCCTCACCTTCTTATGTCTCTCCCTCAACCCCCTGCCCTCTCTCCTGGGATCTGAGGCCCAGGGCAGCTCTGGCTTGACTTCTGCACACAGAGCCTCCAGGACCCTGTTCTCATTACCCAGCCAGACCCAGAACTTTG CGACCTGGCTTTGGTGCCTGTTGCCATGGTTAACGGTGTGGGTGTTGAGTGGTGTTGGGGCGGTGTGGGGCTGTGTTAGGGTCCTCTACCTATGGGAGCCTGTCACCCCCCTCCACTCGCCCAAATCAGTCTCCTTCTGGAGGCACCGTAAACAAGCAGACCTACATCTCAACAGA GGTGACTATACAGCAGCCATGGCCAGTCTGGAAACCTGCCTGTCAGTcttgaccagagccctgcccACCACCAGTTGggacctcctcttctccctctcctggaACCTGATTCGCTACTGTCTGCATCACCCCACCCCTTTGGGCTGGCTGGTTCGCCAGGTTGGTGGGAAGCACAAGGGAGAAGAGTCCAAGACTAGCTCCCGGGACGCAGCTCTGGTCTACCATAggttgagccagctgcagctcaCAG ggaAGCTTCCCCAGCGCAGTGGCCTGtgggctctgtctctgtctatgagtGCCGTCAACCTCAGTGAGAGCGCCCAAAACAAGATGGCCCCCTCCCAGCAGGCCCAGATCTATGTCACCACGGCAACAGCTCTGCGCACTGTACTGGGCCACCACCTCTCCTGCCTGCCT GGTTACCTGTTGAGCTGTGCTGAAGGTGTGGCCAGCCAATCAGACTCCAAGCCCATCCCTGACTGTCTGCACTGGCTCTTCACCCCATTGGGCAGGCAGTTCTTCCTCAGCTGTGATTGGTCTGTGAAGTCTGAGAGCAGAGAGGGCGTGTACACTTCCCAGAGAGacccag CTGACCCCATCGCCCAGCTGCATCGTTGTTTCTGTGAGAAGCTGCTGGAGAGAGCTGTGCACTCCCTCATCCAGCCCCACACTGACATGGAGGCAGGCAAGCCCAAGAACGACTCGGG ggagtTCTCCAGTGCCTTGGAGTTTCTCCAGCTGTTGAACAGCTGCACAGAGgagtccccctctcctcccttcccagCCCTGCCTAATCACACCACCATGCCAG TGTCAGACCCAGTGAGTCGCTGGTGGGTGTTGGTCCTAAAGGCTGCTGTCCATTGGCTGCAAGGGGATGATGTCGCTGTGAGGTCGCTGCTGGCAGAAGCAGAGCGCATGCCCAGAGCTCTCCATACCCTCGA TCACCCGTTGCCCAAGGCTGTGCTGCTGCTGTGTAAGGCGGTGCAGATGAGCCTGTCTCCTCTGAAGGGAGAGGGGGCGGTGgcctgtctgtctcactgtgaCAGGGCCAGCGGCTACCTGCGTAACGGCATCTCTGTTCCCCTGTCCGCCCAGTCTGGCAACTGGCTCAACAAG GGGGTGGAGCTCCTGGTCTGTGACCTCTTGCTGACCCTCAGGACCAGCCTATGGCAAAGAGGAAGCGGCAGcaatggggagccaggccctgcccCTGGCTCCCAATTGGCTGGATTCCAGCGGGACCTGAGTTCGTTACGAAGGCTGGGCCAATGCTACAGACAGGCACAACACAAG GTGTTCCTGCATGAGACCACAGTGAGGCTGATGGCTGGAGCCAGTCCCACCCGCACACACCAGCTACTGGAGCACAGCCTCCGACGCAGGACCAACAACCCTGGATACACCACGG CAGAGGGTGACTGTGTTCTGGGTGAGCGTGAAAGGGCTCATGCCATCCTGCTGGCGTGCCGCCACCTACCCTTACCTCTGCTGACCCCACCAGGGCACCGCGCCCGCCTGCTGGCCGAGGCCAAGCGCACCCTTGAGCGAGTGGGCGACCGCCGATCCCTACAGGACTGCCAGCAGATCCTGCTCCGCCTCAGCGGGGGCACCACCATCGCTGCCTCCTGA
- the LOC121550949 gene encoding sterol regulatory element-binding protein 2 isoform X1, whose protein sequence is MMDSNVSGEYISTMENMDPTLSELGDEFTLGDIDEMLQFVSNQVGDFPDLFEDQMASAGSLQNGAGATPRPAPQTPQTTTTTTVYQNSNVTLTPTQTLAPLSLPLTPPQTPVQTFSSGQHQIRTPPLLQPRPQMQAIQPQPQQQPTIQVHTQSIPMQTHSFPVHTLVQTHNQTLPIQTQAQTVMITSNGGHSRFIQNPVICHQSPTTSFQVLQPQMQSIMTSPQVQPMTIQHQRLLQTGQTIQTLSTAPTVHTMQQQVQQVPLLVHQPQILKTENLVLTTLKPDGTQVLSTMQNPGITTLTHPIQTQTLQVPTLMGSNILTTVPVMMGCGDKLPIKQLSSGTSHCVGGNRQMMDQGMVMGPGGVMKEGERRTTHNIIEKRYRSSINDKILELRDLVMGGDAKMHKSGVLRKAIDYIKYLQQVNHKLRQENLALKMNSKNKSVVLSDDVEMKPEMLMMSPPASESGSGSPHEFSPYCIDSEPGSGSPHEFSPYCIASEPGSPLLDHEQVKSEPGSPSSVGVMDRSRLLLCALTFLCLSLNPLPSLLGSEAQGSSGLTSAHRASRTLFSLPSQTQNFATWLWCLLPWLTVWVLSGVGAVWGCVRVLYLWEPVTPLHSPKSVSFWRHRKQADLHLNRGDYTAAMASLETCLSVLTRALPTTSWDLLFSLSWNLIRYCLHHPTPLGWLVRQVGGKHKGEESKTSSRDAALVYHRLSQLQLTGKLPQRSGLWALSLSMSAVNLSESAQNKMAPSQQAQIYVTTATALRTVLGHHLSCLPGYLLSCAEGVASQSDSKPIPDCLHWLFTPLGRQFFLSCDWSVKSESREGVYTSQRDPADPIAQLHRCFCEKLLERAVHSLIQPHTDMEAGKPKNDSGEFSSALEFLQLLNSCTEESPSPPFPALPNHTTMPVSDPVSRWWVLVLKAAVHWLQGDDVAVRSLLAEAERMPRALHTLDHPLPKAVLLLCKAVQMSLSPLKGEGAVACLSHCDRASGYLRNGISVPLSAQSGNWLNKGVELLVCDLLLTLRTSLWQRGSGSNGEPGPAPGSQLAGFQRDLSSLRRLGQCYRQAQHKVFLHETTVRLMAGASPTRTHQLLEHSLRRRTNNPGYTTAEGDCVLGERERAHAILLACRHLPLPLLTPPGHRARLLAEAKRTLERVGDRRSLQDCQQILLRLSGGTTIAAS, encoded by the exons ATGATGGACAGTAACGTTAGTGGGGAGTACATCTCGACTATGGAAAATATGGATCCGACTTTGTCAGAACTAGGGGATGAATTTACACTGGGAGACATCGATG AGATGCTCCAGTTCGTCAGCAACCAGGTGGGGGACTTCCCCGACCTCTTTGAGGACCAGATGGCCTCGGCGGGCTCCCTACAGAACGGTGCAGGGGCCACCCCACGCCCAGCCCCACAGACACCCcagaccaccaccactaccacagtTTACCAGAACAGCAACGTGACCCTTACCCCCACCCAAACACTGGCCCCCCTGTCCCTGCCCCTCACCCCACCACAGACCCCAGTCCAGACGTTCTCTTCAGGGCAACATCAGATCCGCACCCCTCCCCTGCTCCAGCCGCGGCCCCAGATGCAGgccatccagccccagccccagcagcAACCCACCATCCAGGTCCACACCCAGAGCATCCCCATGCAGACGCATAGCTTCCCTGTGCACACCCTGGTCCAGACCCACAACCAGACTCTGCCCATCCAGACCCAGGCCCAGACGGTGATGATCACATCCAACGGCGGCCACTCCCGCTTCATCCAGAACCCTGTCATCTGCCACCAGAGTCCCACTACAAGCTTCCAAG TCCTCCAACCGCAGATGCAGAGCATAATGACATCACCACAGGTTCAACCCATGACCATCCAGCACCAGAGACTACTGCAGACGGGCCAGACCATCCAGACTCTCTCCACAGCACCTACAGTCCACACCATGCAACAGCAGGTTCAACAGGTACCC CTTTTGGTCCACCAGCCTCAGATTCTGAAGACAGAGAATCTGGTTCTGACCACTCTGAAGCCTGACGGGACACAGGTTCTGTCCACCATGCAGAACCCTGGGATCACCACCTTGACCCATCCCATCCAGACACAGACTCTACAGGTACCG ACGCTGATGGGCAGTAACATCCTGACCACCGTGCCAGTCATGATGGGGTGCGGAGACAAGCTGCCCATCAAACAGCTGTCTTCAGGCACCTCCCACTGTGTAGGTGGGAACAGGCAGATGATGGACCAGGGGATGGTGATGGGTCCAGGGGGGGTgatgaaggagggggagaggaggaccaCCCACAACATCATCGAGAAGAGGTACCGCTCCTCCATCAATGACAAGATCCTGGAGCTGAGAGACCTAGTCATGGGCGGCGATGCCAAG ATGCACAAGTCAGGAGTGCTGAGGAAAGCCATCGACTACATCAAATACCTGCAGCAGGTCAACCACAAACTACGGCAGGAGAACCTGGCCCTCAAGATGAACAGCAAGAACA AGTCAGTGGTGCTGTCTGACGATGTGGAGATGAAACCAGAGATGCTGATGATGTCACCTCCAGCCTCAGAGTCTGGTTCTGGATCTCCTCATGAGTTCTCTCCATACTGCATCGACTCAGAGCCTGGTTCTGGATCTCCTCATGAGTTCTCTCCATACTGCATCGCCTCAGAGCCTGGCAGCCCCTTACTGGACCATGAACAG gTGAAGAGTGAGCCTGGCTCACCCTCTTCCGTGGGCGTGATGGATCGCTCTCGTCTCCTCCTCTGCGCCCTCACCTTCTTATGTCTCTCCCTCAACCCCCTGCCCTCTCTCCTGGGATCTGAGGCCCAGGGCAGCTCTGGCTTGACTTCTGCACACAGAGCCTCCAGGACCCTGTTCTCATTACCCAGCCAGACCCAGAACTTTG CGACCTGGCTTTGGTGCCTGTTGCCATGGTTAACGGTGTGGGTGTTGAGTGGTGTTGGGGCGGTGTGGGGCTGTGTTAGGGTCCTCTACCTATGGGAGCCTGTCACCCCCCTCCACTCGCCCAAATCAGTCTCCTTCTGGAGGCACCGTAAACAAGCAGACCTACATCTCAACAGA GGTGACTATACAGCAGCCATGGCCAGTCTGGAAACCTGCCTGTCAGTcttgaccagagccctgcccACCACCAGTTGggacctcctcttctccctctcctggaACCTGATTCGCTACTGTCTGCATCACCCCACCCCTTTGGGCTGGCTGGTTCGCCAGGTTGGTGGGAAGCACAAGGGAGAAGAGTCCAAGACTAGCTCCCGGGACGCAGCTCTGGTCTACCATAggttgagccagctgcagctcaCAG ggaAGCTTCCCCAGCGCAGTGGCCTGtgggctctgtctctgtctatgagtGCCGTCAACCTCAGTGAGAGCGCCCAAAACAAGATGGCCCCCTCCCAGCAGGCCCAGATCTATGTCACCACGGCAACAGCTCTGCGCACTGTACTGGGCCACCACCTCTCCTGCCTGCCT GGTTACCTGTTGAGCTGTGCTGAAGGTGTGGCCAGCCAATCAGACTCCAAGCCCATCCCTGACTGTCTGCACTGGCTCTTCACCCCATTGGGCAGGCAGTTCTTCCTCAGCTGTGATTGGTCTGTGAAGTCTGAGAGCAGAGAGGGCGTGTACACTTCCCAGAGAGacccag CTGACCCCATCGCCCAGCTGCATCGTTGTTTCTGTGAGAAGCTGCTGGAGAGAGCTGTGCACTCCCTCATCCAGCCCCACACTGACATGGAGGCAGGCAAGCCCAAGAACGACTCGGG ggagtTCTCCAGTGCCTTGGAGTTTCTCCAGCTGTTGAACAGCTGCACAGAGgagtccccctctcctcccttcccagCCCTGCCTAATCACACCACCATGCCAG TGTCAGACCCAGTGAGTCGCTGGTGGGTGTTGGTCCTAAAGGCTGCTGTCCATTGGCTGCAAGGGGATGATGTCGCTGTGAGGTCGCTGCTGGCAGAAGCAGAGCGCATGCCCAGAGCTCTCCATACCCTCGA TCACCCGTTGCCCAAGGCTGTGCTGCTGCTGTGTAAGGCGGTGCAGATGAGCCTGTCTCCTCTGAAGGGAGAGGGGGCGGTGgcctgtctgtctcactgtgaCAGGGCCAGCGGCTACCTGCGTAACGGCATCTCTGTTCCCCTGTCCGCCCAGTCTGGCAACTGGCTCAACAAG GGGGTGGAGCTCCTGGTCTGTGACCTCTTGCTGACCCTCAGGACCAGCCTATGGCAAAGAGGAAGCGGCAGcaatggggagccaggccctgcccCTGGCTCCCAATTGGCTGGATTCCAGCGGGACCTGAGTTCGTTACGAAGGCTGGGCCAATGCTACAGACAGGCACAACACAAG GTGTTCCTGCATGAGACCACAGTGAGGCTGATGGCTGGAGCCAGTCCCACCCGCACACACCAGCTACTGGAGCACAGCCTCCGACGCAGGACCAACAACCCTGGATACACCACGG CAGAGGGTGACTGTGTTCTGGGTGAGCGTGAAAGGGCTCATGCCATCCTGCTGGCGTGCCGCCACCTACCCTTACCTCTGCTGACCCCACCAGGGCACCGCGCCCGCCTGCTGGCCGAGGCCAAGCGCACCCTTGAGCGAGTGGGCGACCGCCGATCCCTACAGGACTGCCAGCAGATCCTGCTCCGCCTCAGCGGGGGCACCACCATCGCTGCCTCCTGA